A region of the Verrucomicrobiota bacterium genome:
CCTGCGGTTTTCAAACTTTCCCTTCAGTCACCGACCCCGAAGCAAGCAACGGGGAATAACAAGTTTAAACGATATTTAATTTATTTCGTAGAAATAGTATCAGAAAATGTCCATAAAGCAGTATACGAAAACAGATTTTTTAAGTATATCTATAAACTGAGGAAGAATTATCGACCTCGCTACCCTGGGAATGGAAGAAAAGTTCAGAAGAATCGCCCTAATAATTGCGTTTATTCACGCAGCTGGCCGTCTGTACTCATCGGAGATTGCAGCGGAAGATCTCGAGTATTTTGAGGCGCAGATCCGACCTGTTCTGGTCGAGAACTGCTACAAGTGCCACTCTGCAGATTCTGAAAAAATAAAGGGAGGCTTTCTTCTCGATTCGAAGCCGGGGATGCTACGCGGCGGTGATAGCGGTCCGGCAATCATTCCGGGAGATGTCGAAGGCAGTCGTTTAATTCAGATGATACGGCAGCATCCGGACTTCGAATCCATGCCCCCAAAAACTAAGTTGGCGCAAAACCAGATTGAAGCCATTGAACAATGGATTGAGATGGGGGCACCGGATCCACGTCTCGAGGGAACCAAGACAGACACGGCAATTTCGGGATTCAATTTAGAAGAAAGGAAACAATGGTGGTCTTTGCAAGCGGTTCAGAAATATCGACCGCCGAACGTCAATGACAAGAAATGGCCCTCAAACGATTACGACCGATTTATATTGGCGAAATTAGAGGAGAAAGATTGGTCACCTGCGGAACGGGCCGATAAACGAACCTTACTTCGACGTCTCAGCTTCGACCTTACCGGTCTGGCGCCTACTCCAGAAGAGCTGGATAGTTTTGTAAAGGATCGCTCCAAAAAAGCGTATGCAAAACAAGTCGACCGCTTGTTGGCGTCATTTCACTTTGGAGAAAAATGGGCCCGCCACTGGATGGACCTTACGCGCTATGCGGAGACCAAATCCTTCGAGGCTGACTACACCATGCCATACGCATGGCGTTACCGCGACTACCTGATTAACGCTTTTAACAATGACCTGCCCTACGATCAGTTTATTCTGGAATCCCTGGCGGGCGACTTACTTAAAATACCAAGAAAAGATCCATTAACCGGTGATAACGAGTCAGCTAAAGGTCCGGGCTATATTTACTTAACCGATGGCCAGCATGGTCCGCCCGATCTTCACGAAGACCAGGCCAGAATTTTCGACAGCATGATCGACACGGTCAGTAAGGCATTTCTTGGAACTACAGTTGCCTGTGCCCGATGCCACGACCACAAATTTGACGCGGTCACTACGGCAGATTACTACTCCATGTATGGCCTGCTCCATAGTTCGCGGTTCGCCTATCAAAACACGGTTTCCGAAAGCCTGCAAAAGCAAGTTCGCTCCAAACTTGAGTCAAAACACAAGAGCCTGCGATCACTGATTTTTGATGCAGCGAAACCGGATGTTGATGCTGCTCCCGAATACCTTGCAGCCAGAAATGAGCTCCTGCAAAACAAGGATTTAAAGAACGCTCTCAAAAAGCTTAACACCATACCCGAGGACAAAACAGATTCCGAATTGGAAGACGACACGAAGAAATGGAACAAGGTGCAAAAGGATCAGAAAGAATTGCTTTCAAAAATAATAACTGAACTGAGCGAATCCAAAGCCACTTCCAACCTTAATCCATCCATCCTCGCCAACTGGTTAAAACTGGCAGTGTTTCCTGAAACTCAGAATGAATGGCCGGAGTTGGTGCCACTCATAACCGGCAAGCCAAAATCAGACTCAAGTTCGGAAGTCAGCCAAAGTTTTGCTGAAGTTGCCCGCAGCCTCGACAGTTGGAGCCTCCAGGGTCTCGCCTTCACCGATCAGCCACAGAAACCAGGTTCACTCATTTTGAGTAGTGAAGGAACGAATGCGGTTCAAACCCTCATCGGCGATACGCCGGTAGGTGGCAGGTTCGCATCGAGAATCAGCGGTGCGATTCGATCACCCGATTTTATTATCGATGGTAAGCCCATCGAACTCGAAGTCAAAGGTCGCTTCGCCTCTGTCCGGCTCGTGGTACGCAACTACGAACTCACCGGTCGAGGGCCCACCACAGCCAAGCTGTATACACCCGTTAACAGCGACCACTGGCAAACTATCAGTATGGAGACCTACCTCTGGCCAGGACAACCGGCATACCTGGAAATATTTCAAAACGGAGAGGCCATTCATAACATCCACCCACGGGACGAGGAGCCCGAGTACAACGAAAATGCCTACATCTCCTTCCGTTTTGATGGCGGCAACGACTGGGAGGCCTGGTGGAAGGGAAAGTCAGCCGAGACGACTTTGGCAGAACTCTGGAAGAAAGGGCGCAACAACAATCTGTCCGCAAACGAAGCCGAGGTTCTTGGCGCATTTTTTGGAGCAGGACTCATTACTGCCGACATAGAAAATGACCAGAAATTGAGTAAGTCGCTTGAAGCGTACCGCACACTCGCACAACAGATTCCCCAGCCTCGTTTTGCCAGAAGCCTCATAGAAGGTGATCCGAAGGACGAGCCGGTTTATATACGTGGACTTCATAAAAACCTAAGCAAGGAACCAAACCCTCGTCGTTGGCTGGATGGTTTGGGTGGCCCGTCATTGGATACCAGCGGAAGCGGCAGACTCGAGTGGGCCAGCTACGTTGCCTCACCAGACAACCCTCTAACTTCCAGGGTAATCGTAAACCGAATTTGGAAACATCTGTTCGGGACAGGACTCGTCTCGACCGTAAATGACTTTGGCAAGATGGGTCGTACTCCGACACATCCGGAGTTGCTCGATTTCCTGGCCGAGGATTTTATTAAAAATGATTGGTCCTTAAAATCGACGATTCGAAAAATGGTGCTAAGCAGCACTTACCAAATGTCGTCCGTGCCGAGCGAGTTAGCGCAAAAGGAAGATCCTGCCAATACCCTGCTTCAACATATGCCAATAAAGCGTCTGGAGGCCGAGGCTATTCGTGACCACATCCTGGCTTGTAGCGGCGAGCTGGATACCACTCTTTTTGGACCAAGCTCAGAGGCCTACGTGGACGATCATCCCGATAGCAGGGCTCGCCCGAAATCCGGACCCATCAATGGTGACGCACGACGCTCCGTCTATTTGGAGATACGACGCAATTTCCTCCCATCCTTCCTTCGTGTGTTCGACCTGCCCAATGCGACCGAACCGATTGGCGCAAGGCAGGTCACAAACGTACCAGCCCAATCACTGGCACTCATGAACGACCCGTTTGTTCACGAACAGGCAGCAGCCTGGGCCAGAAAAATGACAGATACCAAACTATCCACCATAGATCGAATTAATGAACTCCATTTGACTGCCTATGGCCGACCGGCCAGCGAAACAGAACTAAATTGGGCGACTGACTTTCTACAAAGTATGGCGGTGGAATACGAAACCGGAGAAGATGACCCGAAAGTGTGGACCGACCTTTGTCACCTGATGTATAACCGTAAGGATTTTATATACCTATTTTGACCAACAATGAATTTGAAAGCTGTAGAAGGGGCTTTATCCCCCGATTCCATGGGACAGCCTCGAAGCAATCGTGGAGTAAATCCGCTCCTACAGTCAGAGAAGTAAACGCATGACCAGCCGCAGAGAATTTCTAAAAAAGAGCTCCATGGGATTTGGTACCCTGGCGCTTTCGGGTGTCATGCAAAAAGACCTGCTCGGCAATTCGGATTCCCCACTCTATCCCAGGACGCCTGACTTTGCACCCAAAGCGCGCAGTGTCATTTTTCTCTACATGGACGGCGGAGTTTCGCAGGTCGACAGTTTCGACCCCAAACCGCAACTTGCAAAAGAGCACGGGCAGAAACCCAGATTCAAAGTAGATGCCACCGTCTTTAACGATAACGGCAATATCCTGAAAAGCCCCTGGGATTTTAAGCACTATGGAGAAAGCGGAATACCGATAAGTGACCTCTTTCCTCACATCGGATCGTGCGCCGACGAGTTATGCGTCATTCGGTCGATGACCGCGTTTTCACCCAACCACCCCAACGCCAACTATGCCTTACATTGTGGACATGTTCTTTCAGGCAGACCCAGTATGGGTGCCTGGGTCTCCTATGGCTTGGGCACTCTGAGTCAGGACCTGCCAAGCTATGTGGTAATACACGGAGGCCAGGTTCCTTCAGGAGGCATGCAAGCCTTTGGCAGCGGCTTCCTTCCAGCCAACCATCAGGGGAGCATTTTTCTTCCGGAACATCCTGTTCTGAATAACACGACTTTCAAAGAAAGCTCGGCAGCCATTCAACAAAAGAAACTTGAATTCCTGAACGAAATCGATGGAGATTTGAATGCCAGGATTGCCCACGCCGAGGCCATCGAATCGGCCATTCAAAACTATGAGTTGGCGTTCAAAATGCAGATGGAAGTTCCCGATGTTGCCAACATCGATAGCGAAAGCGAGGCAACCAAACAACTGTATGGCCTGGATGCTCCTTATAAAAATACTCGCTCCTATGGGGCTCAGTGTTTGATGGCACGCCGCCTGGTTGAACGCGGCGTTCGTTTCGTGGAACTCACGATCAACCCAGGCAATGGCGATCGCTGGGATCAACATAAGGGTCTCGTAGACGGCCACCAAAAAAATGCCATGGCAGTGGATCAACCCATTGGCGCGTTGATCAAAGATCTTAAGTCACGTGGCCTTCTGGAAAGCACTTTGCTTGTTTTCAGCGGAGAATTCGGACGTACCCCTTTTGCTCAAGGAACGAATGGTCGCGATCACAATCCTCAAGGCTTTAGCATGTGGATGGCTGGTGGCGGAATTAAGGGCGGCACCATCTATGGAGCAACTGACCCCTACGGTTACCGCGTGATCGAAAACAAACTTACCGTCCACAACATGCACGCCAATATGCTGCATCTTTTAGGAATCGACTTTCACAACCTCACCTACCGTTATAGTGGTCGCGACATTCGCCTGACCGATGCTCACGGTGAGATAACCCCGGAAATTTTTGCATGATGTATTTTTTAGAAATTAAACCCTCGAATAATACGGAGGCGACAGAGCGAGGACGCTCTGGCCCTACCAAAATCCTAAGAACGGTTGGGCCACTGCGTCCCCGCAGTGCCATTTTTTTCATTTTTTTTGCGATCAATTCCATGGTTCAGAATGTTGGTATCGCTGAGTATAACTACACCGACGTTGCCCCGCTGTTCGACCAATACTGCGTCAAATGTCACGGACCCGATAAGCAGAAGTCCAAGTTCCGCCTGGACACTTATGAGCGCCTGCTAACTCCGGGCAGCAGCGACGAAGATCCGATTGTCCCAGGCTACCCCATACAAAGTCCCATGGTGGAATACCTGCTCATGCCGAAGAGCGACGAGTATGCCATGCCTCCTGAAGACGAGGATACCCCCACCGCGGAAGAGATTTTAAAAATCGTCCATTGGATTTACCACGGAGCCAAAAGCCTGGAAGCTGAGAGAGCAGGACTTCCCCTCGAAGAAGCCCTCAACAATGAACAGTTGGCATCATTACTATTGCTTAGAGAAAATCGCGCCATTGTTCACAAGCGTGGAGAAAACGAGGCCGGATTGGTATTGGATCTTCAACAAGTCCCCGCTCCTCTTTCACGGGAGAATCAGGATGCTGTAATATCCTTAGCGTCAGAAATAATCGAACTTAGAATGGCAGGGATGGAAAGTCCCGAATCCGTATTAGAAAATGCAGGAAGCTTTCAGCAGTTGAAAAAACTGGACCTTCGAACGAGCAACATGAATGACAACCATGTATCGAACCTTAATCAATTAACTTCACTGGAGTACCTCAATCTATTTGGTACCGACATCACCGATACGGGATTAGCCGAACTCAAGGTGCCTCAATCTGGAAGGCTCTATCTTGGTGATACCAAAGTAAGCGAGGCGGGGATAACAACATTTCAGAATGAACATCCTGATGTAACCGTTATTGGAACGGTCGACCTTGAGGCGGTCATAAAAATCACGGAGATGGCGCAAAACAACTCCACCACTTTCCGCATGGATGTTAATAAAGGAGCAGCCAAAGAAATCACAAAAACACCCGCCATTCCATCTGGCACTCAAGTCAGCGAGTCGGGCATCCGTCACTCCTTCCTTGTATGCGGAAGGACAACGGCGATCTTTAATGAAGACAGTGAAGTCGTTTGGTCTACTTCGGGGAACTCGCGCGACGGTATGGTACTTGAAAACGGCAATGTGCTCCTTTCCATTGGAAACGAAGCCAAAGAGTTTCTAAAAGACACCCAGGAAGTTGTGTGGTCTTACAAACTTGATTCTCGAAACAAGGAGCTCGGGACAGTCAATCGTTTACCAACCGGAAATACCTTGGTCGTTGAAAGGGGAATCCTGCCAAGACTCCTGGAAGTTGATGAAGATGGAGCCATTGTAGTCGAAGTTCCGCTCCAGCCGGAAACTGACAACAATCACATGCAAACGCGAATGGCCCGCAAACTACCCAATGGCAATTACCTGGTTCCCCACCTGCTGGCTTTCAAGGTCAAAGAATATTCGCCCACAGGAAAAATTGTCAGGGTAATCGAAACAGACCTGCCGGAACTCGGCGGTCGCGAAGCAGAAAACTGGCCCTTCACTGCTATCCTTCTTCCAAATGGCAATACGCTCGTCAACCTGACTCACGGCAATAAATCCGTTGAGTTTGCTCCAGACGGCTCGGTCGCCTGGAACTGCGACAATGACGATGCCGGCGGGCGTTTCAGCGATCCATGCGGTGGTCAGCGCCTTCCCAACGGAAATACCGTCATCGGAAGTTATGGCCAAAAGGATGCCGAAAAGGTGAAGATTTTTGAGGTGAATGAAGGGAAGGAAGTTGTCTGGGAGTTTTTCCACCCCGACGTAAAAGCCCATGAAATCCATATTCTGACGACGAATGGGGAGCCGGTGAGGCCCATTTACAGGTAAGTTGTAGGAGGGGGTTAATCCCCCGATTGCTTCGAGGCCGTACATAAAATCGGGGGATTAACCCCCTCCTACAGTTTCAATCAAAATAACTCACCTCTCTTTCACTGAAACGTAAAACTAATCTCTTTCCGTGAATTCCTTTTCTTGATTTGTGAGGGTTCCTCACTTTGAATTAGTTCGATCAGTCCCTAAACGAACCCCAAAAGCTCAAGTCTGTTTTAAAGGTAGAATATCCTCAACATTTGAGGACCCATAACTTCTAAAAATATATACTTCTAATGGTTACTTCATTCAGACACAGAATCGTCTTTTTGATGCTTGTTTTGACAGGCTTCTGGGCAACAAGCGTGAGAGCAAATATCAAAGTGCTGGTCGTAGATGGTTTCAGTAACCACTCAGTCGAGAAAACCACACAGAAGATATTGGACATCCTCGCTAGTGATCCGTCGTTCGAGGTGACGGTTTCGACTATGCCAGCATTTAATACAGACGGTTGGAGCACCTGGAAACCAAACTTTGCGGCGTACGATGTCATCGTCCAAACCTGCAACAATATTAACAACACCAGTATCGCATGGCCTGACAAGGTTAAATCAGATCTGGAATCCTACATCGGTGGCGGGGGTGGGATGTATGTTTACCACAGCGGAAACAATGCCTTTCCTGATTGGCCCGAATACAACAAAATGATTGGTATGGGTTGGCGAGCGGTTGATTACGGACAGGCTCTGCAAATCAAAGACGGACAGGTGGTAGAAATTCCGGCAGGCGTTGGGGAAAGGACCCGCCATGGACCACGATTCGATGCTGTTTTCAATCGCTTCGGCAATCACCCAATACATGCAAATCTACCTCCAAGCTGGAAATCCACCGACGTCGAGGTTTATTCCTACACGCGTGGTCCCATTGGCGACCTCACAGTCCTTTCCTATGCGAGAGAACCGGTCAACGACATCGACTTCCCTACAGAATGGGTGGTGCAATACGGGGCCGGGCGAACCTATACGTCGACCTACGGCCATTATTGGAAAGACCAGGAGAATCCTCCCGGCGTGCAGGACGTGGCGTTTCAGACATTGATGATGCGGGCACTTCAGTGGCTGGCTAAAAAACCGGTAACCCAAACGGTACCCGTCAACTTTCCAACGAGCACTACGGTATCAATGCAAAATACGCCGCCTCCAGTTTCCATACCGGTTACTGCTTCGGGAAAGCATTTTGTGTACGCAGCCCTGCTATCCAATAACATCGAAATTTATGCGATGAATTCCCAATCGGGAAAGCTCACAAAAGTGGATACGCAGGAAACACCCGAGGTCCCCTTTTATCTAAAACTTCATCCGACTAAAAAATATCTGTATGTGGGCCTCAGAGGGAAAACGCACGGAATCGCATCGTATGCTATAGACCAAAACACCGGTCGCCTCACATTCATGAATAAGGTCGATTTAGAGGCAGGCCCCGTCCACATAGGAATCGATAAAACCGGCCAGTATCTTTTCACTGCACCCTGGCAGATTGAAAAAGTTTCGATGAGTCGTTTGGCGAATGATGGCCGACTGATGGATGTGAAGTATTTCTCAACCGGAAAAAATCCTCACGCATTTGAAATTGATCCGACCAATCACTTTCT
Encoded here:
- a CDS encoding beta-propeller fold lactonase family protein, whose product is MVTSFRHRIVFLMLVLTGFWATSVRANIKVLVVDGFSNHSVEKTTQKILDILASDPSFEVTVSTMPAFNTDGWSTWKPNFAAYDVIVQTCNNINNTSIAWPDKVKSDLESYIGGGGGMYVYHSGNNAFPDWPEYNKMIGMGWRAVDYGQALQIKDGQVVEIPAGVGERTRHGPRFDAVFNRFGNHPIHANLPPSWKSTDVEVYSYTRGPIGDLTVLSYAREPVNDIDFPTEWVVQYGAGRTYTSTYGHYWKDQENPPGVQDVAFQTLMMRALQWLAKKPVTQTVPVNFPTSTTVSMQNTPPPVSIPVTASGKHFVYAALLSNNIEIYAMNSQSGKLTKVDTQETPEVPFYLKLHPTKKYLYVGLRGKTHGIASYAIDQNTGRLTFMNKVDLEAGPVHIGIDKTGQYLFTAPWQIEKVSMSRLANDGRLMDVKYFSTGKNPHAFEIDPTNHFLFVPCLGSDHIEQYQFDAQKGTVKKADPFLSETKQGAGPRLPIFHSWKNIMYQGNEKDDTITAYTMDVESGDLSSFQTISTVPDGYDGKSNLSELHLTPNGKFLYIANRGHNSIVGYEVDTGNGKLRRLGFYDVGERTIRSFSIEPSGNYLYAAGQKSGDLVTFSINQRSGALTQSDVVKAGGGIGMVIAEEL
- a CDS encoding DUF1501 domain-containing protein, coding for MTSRREFLKKSSMGFGTLALSGVMQKDLLGNSDSPLYPRTPDFAPKARSVIFLYMDGGVSQVDSFDPKPQLAKEHGQKPRFKVDATVFNDNGNILKSPWDFKHYGESGIPISDLFPHIGSCADELCVIRSMTAFSPNHPNANYALHCGHVLSGRPSMGAWVSYGLGTLSQDLPSYVVIHGGQVPSGGMQAFGSGFLPANHQGSIFLPEHPVLNNTTFKESSAAIQQKKLEFLNEIDGDLNARIAHAEAIESAIQNYELAFKMQMEVPDVANIDSESEATKQLYGLDAPYKNTRSYGAQCLMARRLVERGVRFVELTINPGNGDRWDQHKGLVDGHQKNAMAVDQPIGALIKDLKSRGLLESTLLVFSGEFGRTPFAQGTNGRDHNPQGFSMWMAGGGIKGGTIYGATDPYGYRVIENKLTVHNMHANMLHLLGIDFHNLTYRYSGRDIRLTDAHGEITPEIFA
- a CDS encoding PSD1 and planctomycete cytochrome C domain-containing protein, translated to MEEKFRRIALIIAFIHAAGRLYSSEIAAEDLEYFEAQIRPVLVENCYKCHSADSEKIKGGFLLDSKPGMLRGGDSGPAIIPGDVEGSRLIQMIRQHPDFESMPPKTKLAQNQIEAIEQWIEMGAPDPRLEGTKTDTAISGFNLEERKQWWSLQAVQKYRPPNVNDKKWPSNDYDRFILAKLEEKDWSPAERADKRTLLRRLSFDLTGLAPTPEELDSFVKDRSKKAYAKQVDRLLASFHFGEKWARHWMDLTRYAETKSFEADYTMPYAWRYRDYLINAFNNDLPYDQFILESLAGDLLKIPRKDPLTGDNESAKGPGYIYLTDGQHGPPDLHEDQARIFDSMIDTVSKAFLGTTVACARCHDHKFDAVTTADYYSMYGLLHSSRFAYQNTVSESLQKQVRSKLESKHKSLRSLIFDAAKPDVDAAPEYLAARNELLQNKDLKNALKKLNTIPEDKTDSELEDDTKKWNKVQKDQKELLSKIITELSESKATSNLNPSILANWLKLAVFPETQNEWPELVPLITGKPKSDSSSEVSQSFAEVARSLDSWSLQGLAFTDQPQKPGSLILSSEGTNAVQTLIGDTPVGGRFASRISGAIRSPDFIIDGKPIELEVKGRFASVRLVVRNYELTGRGPTTAKLYTPVNSDHWQTISMETYLWPGQPAYLEIFQNGEAIHNIHPRDEEPEYNENAYISFRFDGGNDWEAWWKGKSAETTLAELWKKGRNNNLSANEAEVLGAFFGAGLITADIENDQKLSKSLEAYRTLAQQIPQPRFARSLIEGDPKDEPVYIRGLHKNLSKEPNPRRWLDGLGGPSLDTSGSGRLEWASYVASPDNPLTSRVIVNRIWKHLFGTGLVSTVNDFGKMGRTPTHPELLDFLAEDFIKNDWSLKSTIRKMVLSSTYQMSSVPSELAQKEDPANTLLQHMPIKRLEAEAIRDHILACSGELDTTLFGPSSEAYVDDHPDSRARPKSGPINGDARRSVYLEIRRNFLPSFLRVFDLPNATEPIGARQVTNVPAQSLALMNDPFVHEQAAAWARKMTDTKLSTIDRINELHLTAYGRPASETELNWATDFLQSMAVEYETGEDDPKVWTDLCHLMYNRKDFIYLF